The DNA segment ATCAAGATTATCAAATCTAACCATCCACCTTAAATACATATGCCATCTTTTATATGGGGCATTTCCCATCTCTTTTATTTTATTTTTTGAGTCCCTTTTTAGTCTGTTTGAGACCAAAAAAGTAAATCCTTGGGAGTTATAGTTTGCATATTTATAGATATTTTCTATTAGAAAATCTAAGCCCTCTAAGATATTGTTCTCTTTTTTATATGCCTTTAAAAATATCTCATTTAAAGAGTTTTCCTGTTTCATTCTTCTAAAAGTTTTAAAAATGTTTTTTACATCTTGAGTATTTTGAAATCTATAATAAAAACTATCTAACTCTTTATCAATATTCTCTTCACTCCCATTTAAAAGAGAAAAATCAAGACTATCTAAAAACTTTACAATCAAACTTGCTTTACCATAAGCAAAAAGAGCACAAAGTAAAATTGCATATTCATCTTTATATCTTTTTGCAACTAAAAGTGGATCTGGTTTTTCATAAGAAAGTTCAAACTCACTATTTCTAAGAGCTATCTCTTTATCTAAAAGCTCTTTTATCTCTAAATCTTTTTTTCTCATAGACTATTTATATATTCCTCTATATCATCTTCAATTTTTTTATAAGCACTATTTGCATCTTCATAATAGATTTTATCAAAGCAATCTTCAACTATTGCTTGGCTTGGCTCAAGATTATTTAATATTGCTTTGTCTGCATATTGGGATAAAAAGCTTACATCTATCACATAACCACTTGTTCCAATTACTACCAAGAGTCCACACTCTTCTAGAAGTTTATATAATTTTTCATATTGTGGTGCAGCTTCTCCAAAAAATACAATATTTGGTCGAAGTTTACCTCCACATTTAGAGCAAGTTGAGTTAGTACTATCTTGGAGTTTATACTCTATGTTTACTACTCTTTCACAATTCATACATCTAAGCTCTTTTAAAAAACCATGTAGATGAAGAACCCCTTTACAATCTGCTTTTTCTAATAAATCATCAATATTTTGGGTAATTACTTCAACTATACTTGGATATTTTTCTTTAACTCTTGCAATCATTTTATGGGCATTGTTTGGTTTTTTGTCTTTTATATCTTCTCTTCTTAGGTTATAAAAATTTATTGTAGCTTCATAGTTCCAATCCAGACACCCTGCACTACAAATCTCATTTATATCATGTTTTTCCCACAAGCCATCACTATCCCTAAATGTTGAGATTCCACTACTTGCACTAAGCCCTGCTCCACTTAAAATAACTACTTTTTTACCCATACAAAATCCAATATTATTCTTTGTTTGGATATTATATCATCATTTAAATAATGAGCTAAATAGGGTTTTTAATGAGAAATATTTTAATAACAGGTTGTTCTAGTGGTATTGGATTTGAAACTGCAAGAATACTAAAAGAAAATGGCATAAAAGTCTATGCAAGTGCAAGAAAAAAAGAAGATGTAGAGATGTTAAAAATTTTAGGCTTTGACGCACTTTTGCTTGATGTAACAAATGCTCAAAATATAAAAGAATCCCTTCAATATATTATTTCAAAAGATGGAAAAATTGATGCAGTTTTTAATAATGCAGGGTTTGGGCAACCAGGAGCAGTTGAAGATATCTCTGTAAGAGTTTTAAAAGAGCAGTTTGAGACAAACTTTTTTGGAATGCATGAAGTTACAATACAAATTTTGCCAATTTTTAGAAAACAAGGATATGGAAAAATTATCCAACACTCCTCTGTTTTAGGAATAATAAGCCTTAAATTTAGAGGAGCATACAACGCTTCAAAATATGCAATTGAAGGACTTGCAGATACTTTAAGATTAGAGTTATTAGATACAAATATAACTGTAAGTACCATAAACACCGGCCCAGTTACAAGTAAATTTAGGGAAAACTCTTTGAATAATTTTAGAAAAAATATAGATATAGAAAATAGTTTCTTTAGTAAAATCTATAAAAAAGAGGTAAAAAAAAGATTAGAGAGTACAGATGATGGAGGTCTGTTTAATCTTCCCGCAAGTAGTGTTGCAAATGTTGTTTTAAAAATAATGAACTCAAAAAGAGCAAAACCTAGATACTATGTTACAAAAGCAACATACATCTTAGGTTTTGCAAAAAGAGTTTTATCAACTTCTTTGTTAGATAAACTCTTAAATAAAATCTAAAAAAGAGGAGTTCTCTCTTTTTAGTTACAAGTTCCATCTTCTAAAATATAATAAGTTCCAGCCCAATTATTTTTTCCACAACCTAACATATTCCCTTCATAAGTTAGATTAGAAGTTGGGCAATTATAAAGTTTAATTTCATAATGTGGAGAAGTAAGGCTATCATTTACAGTTAATCCTCTAATTACAACAGCTGATAAATTTTTATCTTTAGAATAATCAGCCACCTTATTACAATTAGACTCTTTAAGAAACTCTTCTAAAGCAGCTTTAGTTTTTATGTCGCTTTCAAGAAGAGGTTGTCTATTCCAATTTTGCTGATATGCAACATCAGCATTTAAACTTAATACAGAAACCACAAAAAAAACCACTATTTTAAATACACTTATTTTATTCATAATATTCTCCTTCTTTATATTTTACCATCTTTAAAATGGAAAAGTCTTTACAATATGATCATTAATTCTAGCAAAAGTTTCAGGTACATCTGAGTTTTCAAATTCAATCTCAATTTTTGCCACACCTGCATTTTTATTATCACCTGAAAAATCAACTTTTATTGGTCCTTTTGAAGAGTTATCATCTTTTTTCTCTAATTGCCTAGAACCATCTTTTGATTTAAAAAATTTGAAAAAACCTTTTTCCCTTTTTTGACTCTCATCAACACCTGTAATTCTAGCTTCAAAGCTTACTTTCAAGTTTTTTATTTTGATAGAACTTGGAGGACTTAAAGCAATCAAAGGAATCTGTACATCATGATATTTTAGTTCATTTTCCTCAATAAACGGTAATTTTACATCAACATTTTTAGGCATCCCTAAATCATCAATTGTTACACCTTCGTACTCCATAATCTCTTCATTTTTATCTAAATAAAAATATCTACCTAAAGCTCTCATATGTTGTTGCTCTGAAATTTTTTGAGCCTCTATAACTGAATTATGAATTGCTTTTAATATATTGTCTAAAAAAATTGCCATTACTTATCCTTTTAATTAACTTCTCTTGGAAAACCTATATGATAAGTTGTAGCTTGTGTAGTAAGTTGATGTTCTCCTACTTGGAAAATAGCAAAACTTACATCTTTTCCTATTAATTTTCCTTTTGGATAACCATTTAAATACTCATTAAGCCTTTTAACTTGTTCATCTTTTTTCTCGTCACTCATTGGTTTATTTGGGTCAACATCCCCCACTGTAATACGTTTGATGTGTTTTACATCTGCTAATGAAAATTTATCATCCATTTTTTTCCTTTATGAATACACACCAAAAAAGGTGTGTATTGTGAAGTTACTCTGTAATAGCTTTCTCTTTAGCTTGTGAAGCTGGTAATCCAGTTGGAACAATTGCCTTATTCATAATATCCAAGACTCTAGCTAAACCTTCAGGCATACCATGATCTGTTGCTCTTACTTGAACATGATATTTTGCAGATTTATCTGTACTTCTTGTATTCTCTTTATGTGCAGATACAGAACCTGACACAGATACTTTTAGACTAAATGGACCATAACCTATTTTACCTGTAGCAGATAAAGAGGCTTGTTTATCTTCTGAACTTTTAGAAGTTTCTGAGCTTCTAATTTCCATATCAAAAGTTATATCAACTAAATCTACTTTTAAACTTGGAATTTGAACAACAGCTAATAGAGGTACATCTATATCAACTTTTTGTTCTTTTCCGTCTTGATCAAAAACATTGTATGCAAACTGTGCAGTTCTTACAACTTTTTTGTCCCCTTGAGTATCAAACCCAACTGTATCTATAAACTCAGCTGTTGTTTTTGCTAACTTTAAATTAGATTCGCAAGCAGCCGTAAGAGGAGCTCCAATTAGAGACTCCATTGGTAAACCTTTAAATTCATCACCTAGTGCCATATTATCTCCTTCATAGTTTTGTACTTAAACAAAATGTCGACTTGTTTTGAATTAAGTGATGAAAGTATGACTTAGAAAAATTTGATTAAAATTTGTTCTTATTGTCAGTTAAACGTTTTTTTAAAACATAAAGCTTTAAAATCAAAAGATAATATATTTGAGTATAAAGAAAATATACTATGCAATCTCTCTCTATAGCCCTTTTAAGCCTATTAATCTCATCTAACTCACTCTCATTTAAATTTTCATCTAATTTATCTTCTAGGTTATATAACTTTTGTTCATACAAAAATATTTTATGTTTTATATATAAAGAGTAAGAGGGAAAAATCATCTTTATTAAAATAATTATTAAAGGGATCAAAGGTAATACTATAATTAAAGATTGTTCGATAAAAGAGAACAACCAAAAAGGCAGATAATCTTCAATCCATGATGGTCCATTTTGCAAATATGCTTTTGTATTTTCACTAATAGGCAAATCAACAAACTCAATAGAAGGGAAAAATCCTTTTGGATCTAAAAACCCACCCTCTTTATGTATTTTTTCAATTTTTCTAATTATCAGATTTTGCAAATTTTGATTAAAATCAGCTCTTACAACCAAAGATGCAGTAGTAACAAGCAGTTTTTTATCACTTGAAGGTTTATTTTCATATAAATCAATTACTCCTTCACCTAAAACAATACTATTTATAAAATGGTATTTAACTTTATATGCCAAATTACGATTAAAAGACATTAGCTCCATATCTTTTAAATTTAATAACTCTTTTATTACTTTTGCTTGAGCTGAAACGACTATACAAACAGCATCAAGCTCATTTCTTTTTAACCTATTTAAAACCTCCTCATTTGAATAAGAGTAGATTTTATTCAGATCATTTACACTATTTTCAATTAATAAAGTTTTACACAATTCATTTGTGCCACTTCCTTCTTGTCCTATGGAAATATTATGATTTTTCAAATCTGAAAGATGTTTAATCTTCAAATCTTTTTTATAAAAAACCCATAAAGGTTCATAAAAAACACTTGCTAATGAGATAAGATTTTTATCTTTATATTTAGAAGCCGTACCGCCTTGAACAAAAGCAATATCTACATCTCTTTCACTTAACTGTTTAAGTGCATCAAAAGAACCTTTTGTCTGTACTATTTTTAAATCTATTCCCTCCTCTTTTAAAACCTTTTGATACTTTTGTGCAAAATAGTAGTAAGCTCCTAATTTATCAGCAGTTGCAATTTTTAACTCATTTGGAAAAGTATTATTAATTTTGTAAATCATTAAACTACCAAAAAGAGAAAAAAGAATAACTGCTAATAGGGCATGACAATATTTCATTAAAACCTACATCTCTAAATAGTTATTTTCCCAATCCTTAGTAAGTTTTTCTACTATAAAATTGGGATAGGAACAAAATAGATTTCGTTCAGATAATCTTCTTCTAACTAGACCTTCCAATCTAATACCACCAGCTTTTGACCACTTTACAAACTCTTTTGCACAATTAAATTGATTATTCTCATTTAACAACTTTAAAAGTGTTGATTTTTTTAAACTGTTAACTCCTAAATTAAAAGCAAAAGAAACCAATGCAGAAAATTGATTATCATTAATATCCAAAGTTACTAAACTATTAACACCCGATTCAAAAACTTTTAAGTCCTCTAATAAAAAGTTTTCAGCCTCTTCTTCAGTGATAATAAGTCCTTTATAAACACTTCCATCTCTATTTCCTGTATGTCCCCATCCTATAGTCCAAATTCCTACACTATCTTGATATGCTTCTAATCTTAGTGATTCAAAGTGCTTGATTAAAACTATCCCCTCTTGATTTATTTTTTTATCCATATTCTCTCCTTTTTAAAAATAAAAAATAATCATATATATTTTAAATTTGTCGTAAATTTGTTTTTAAAAAAATTATTATATTAAGATAGTCGATAAAGGAGTTTTTATCTTGAAAAAGAATATTTTAATTGTTGAAGATGAGATGATTATTGCTTTAGATATAAAAAATACATTGAAGAAAAATAACTTTAATGTAATAGGAATTTCAAACTCTCATAAACAAACAATTGTCAAAATTAATGATTCATTAAATAGTAGGATAGATGTTGATTTAATTTTGATGGATATAAATATTTCAGGTCCAACAGATGGAATTCAAAGCTGTAATATAATTTATCAGAAATATAAAATTCCTATTATTTTCTTAAGTGCTCATAAGGAGGAGGATACTCTTGAGATGATAAAAGATAGTTATGCAAAAGCATACTTTACAAAACCAATAAAATATGAAGAGCTTTTAATCGCTATTCATTTTATAATAAATAAAAATTCAAAAAGCTATACAAAAGGAAAAGAGAAAGTAGAACTAAAAAATTGTTTTTCCTTTAATTTAGAAAAAAAATCCCTCTATCATGATAATAAAGAGATTTTATTAACAAGAAAAGAGAAAAAATTAATATATCTATTATGTAAAAATAAAAACAATTATGTCTCCTATGAGAGTCTATTTTCATATGTTTGGGAAAAAGATATTGTCAATATCAGTAAAATAAGAGGTTCAATTTTCAGAATTAAAAGAAAAGTTCCTTTTTTAGAAATTGCAAATAGTAAAGAGTGTGGATATAAACTAGAATAAAATAGAAGAGAAATACTCTTCTATTTTTGTATTAAAAGATAAGGTTTCCCATAAAATCTTATTACTAAAAAAACAATCAAAAATCCAAGAGGTAATAAGATATATGCAGGTACACCAAATGCCGCAGGTAAATATCCACAAACAACTGCAATCACAGCTACAAAAATAGCATAAAAAAGTTGTGTTGTAATATGATCCATATGATTACAAGAAGATGCCATTGAAGATAAAATTGAGGTATCTGAAATTGGTGAACAGTGGTCTCCAAAAATAGCACCTGTTAATACTGCTCCAACATTTAAAACTATATAGTTATGTAAATCAACTCCCTCTAAACCTGTTTGAATACCAACTGCATTTGCTAAAGGGATTGTAAGAGGCATCAAAATTCCCATTGTTCCATATGAAGTACCAGTTGAAAATGAGATAATAGAACCAAGTATAAAAATAACTGTTGGAAGAATAAATTGTGGAGTAGAACTTGAAAGTAATGTTACTAAATAATTAGCTGTTCCAACCTCTTTCATAACTGCACTTAAAGACCAAGCTAAAATAAGAATAACAGCAGTTATTACAAGAGCTTTTA comes from the Halarcobacter ebronensis genome and includes:
- a CDS encoding TIGR02757 family protein, giving the protein MRKKDLEIKELLDKEIALRNSEFELSYEKPDPLLVAKRYKDEYAILLCALFAYGKASLIVKFLDSLDFSLLNGSEENIDKELDSFYYRFQNTQDVKNIFKTFRRMKQENSLNEIFLKAYKKENNILEGLDFLIENIYKYANYNSQGFTFLVSNRLKRDSKNKIKEMGNAPYKRWHMYLRWMVRFDNLDLGLWKGIDKSDLILPLDTHTFKVSQKLGLLSRQTYDLKSALLVTQKLKEFDIKDPIKYDFALYRIGQEKLY
- a CDS encoding SIR2 family NAD-dependent protein deacylase, encoding MGKKVVILSGAGLSASSGISTFRDSDGLWEKHDINEICSAGCLDWNYEATINFYNLRREDIKDKKPNNAHKMIARVKEKYPSIVEVITQNIDDLLEKADCKGVLHLHGFLKELRCMNCERVVNIEYKLQDSTNSTCSKCGGKLRPNIVFFGEAAPQYEKLYKLLEECGLLVVIGTSGYVIDVSFLSQYADKAILNNLEPSQAIVEDCFDKIYYEDANSAYKKIEDDIEEYINSL
- a CDS encoding SDR family NAD(P)-dependent oxidoreductase, which codes for MRNILITGCSSGIGFETARILKENGIKVYASARKKEDVEMLKILGFDALLLDVTNAQNIKESLQYIISKDGKIDAVFNNAGFGQPGAVEDISVRVLKEQFETNFFGMHEVTIQILPIFRKQGYGKIIQHSSVLGIISLKFRGAYNASKYAIEGLADTLRLELLDTNITVSTINTGPVTSKFRENSLNNFRKNIDIENSFFSKIYKKEVKKRLESTDDGGLFNLPASSVANVVLKIMNSKRAKPRYYVTKATYILGFAKRVLSTSLLDKLLNKI
- a CDS encoding DUF2589 domain-containing protein, which encodes MAIFLDNILKAIHNSVIEAQKISEQQHMRALGRYFYLDKNEEIMEYEGVTIDDLGMPKNVDVKLPFIEENELKYHDVQIPLIALSPPSSIKIKNLKVSFEARITGVDESQKREKGFFKFFKSKDGSRQLEKKDDNSSKGPIKVDFSGDNKNAGVAKIEIEFENSDVPETFARINDHIVKTFPF
- a CDS encoding DUF2589 domain-containing protein, whose amino-acid sequence is MALGDEFKGLPMESLIGAPLTAACESNLKLAKTTAEFIDTVGFDTQGDKKVVRTAQFAYNVFDQDGKEQKVDIDVPLLAVVQIPSLKVDLVDITFDMEIRSSETSKSSEDKQASLSATGKIGYGPFSLKVSVSGSVSAHKENTRSTDKSAKYHVQVRATDHGMPEGLARVLDIMNKAIVPTGLPASQAKEKAITE
- a CDS encoding TAXI family TRAP transporter solute-binding subunit produces the protein MKYCHALLAVILFSLFGSLMIYKINNTFPNELKIATADKLGAYYYFAQKYQKVLKEEGIDLKIVQTKGSFDALKQLSERDVDIAFVQGGTASKYKDKNLISLASVFYEPLWVFYKKDLKIKHLSDLKNHNISIGQEGSGTNELCKTLLIENSVNDLNKIYSYSNEEVLNRLKRNELDAVCIVVSAQAKVIKELLNLKDMELMSFNRNLAYKVKYHFINSIVLGEGVIDLYENKPSSDKKLLVTTASLVVRADFNQNLQNLIIRKIEKIHKEGGFLDPKGFFPSIEFVDLPISENTKAYLQNGPSWIEDYLPFWLFSFIEQSLIIVLPLIPLIIILIKMIFPSYSLYIKHKIFLYEQKLYNLEDKLDENLNESELDEINRLKRAIERDCIVYFLYTQIYYLLILKLYVLKKRLTDNKNKF
- a CDS encoding lysozyme → MDKKINQEGIVLIKHFESLRLEAYQDSVGIWTIGWGHTGNRDGSVYKGLIITEEEAENFLLEDLKVFESGVNSLVTLDINDNQFSALVSFAFNLGVNSLKKSTLLKLLNENNQFNCAKEFVKWSKAGGIRLEGLVRRRLSERNLFCSYPNFIVEKLTKDWENNYLEM
- a CDS encoding response regulator; translation: MKKNILIVEDEMIIALDIKNTLKKNNFNVIGISNSHKQTIVKINDSLNSRIDVDLILMDINISGPTDGIQSCNIIYQKYKIPIIFLSAHKEEDTLEMIKDSYAKAYFTKPIKYEELLIAIHFIINKNSKSYTKGKEKVELKNCFSFNLEKKSLYHDNKEILLTRKEKKLIYLLCKNKNNYVSYESLFSYVWEKDIVNISKIRGSIFRIKRKVPFLEIANSKECGYKLE